In a genomic window of Streptomyces noursei ATCC 11455:
- a CDS encoding cytochrome P450 family protein: MENVPPVPNLDDDAFHIDQYRTYAALRDKGPVHRVRFGGQDAWLIVRYQEARAALADLRLSNDQKKVYGEVDLPTYLGYSEETKPYFANNMGANDPPDHTRLRKIVAHAFTARQIDRVRVRTEQIASELLDTMRPGQQVDLVERFAHPLPITIICELFGVPSNYHQDFARWSEQILIIDEKHAAERGRAADNLVRTILDLIEQRRAAPGDDLMSALIRIHDSEAGRLNDDELASMTLIMLIAGFETSVSLIASTVQLLLDNPDQMELLRSQPDLVSRAIDETLRIAGPAEVTTRVALEDIQIGDTLIPARSTVLIAGAAANRDPQKFPNPDTFDITRNTQGHLAFGYGVHHCIGRPLAQMEGEVAITALLRRFPHLHLTTPSQNLTWRRSFLRGLTALPVTLN; encoded by the coding sequence GTGGAAAATGTGCCGCCCGTACCCAACCTCGACGACGACGCCTTCCATATCGACCAATACCGCACGTACGCCGCGTTACGAGACAAGGGGCCTGTGCACCGTGTCAGGTTCGGAGGCCAAGACGCCTGGCTCATCGTCCGGTACCAAGAGGCACGCGCCGCGCTGGCCGATCTCCGGCTCAGCAACGACCAAAAGAAGGTCTACGGCGAAGTAGACCTGCCCACCTACCTGGGCTACTCCGAAGAAACCAAGCCGTACTTCGCCAACAACATGGGCGCCAACGACCCTCCCGACCACACCCGGCTACGGAAGATCGTCGCGCACGCCTTCACCGCCAGACAGATCGACCGGGTACGCGTCCGCACCGAGCAGATAGCGTCCGAACTGCTCGACACCATGCGCCCCGGCCAGCAAGTGGACCTGGTGGAACGGTTCGCCCATCCACTGCCCATCACGATCATCTGCGAACTGTTCGGCGTACCCAGCAACTACCACCAGGACTTCGCCCGCTGGAGCGAACAGATCCTGATCATCGACGAGAAACACGCCGCCGAACGCGGCCGCGCCGCGGACAACCTGGTGCGGACCATCCTCGACCTGATCGAGCAACGCCGAGCCGCTCCCGGCGACGACTTGATGTCTGCACTCATCCGCATACACGACAGCGAAGCCGGCAGACTCAACGACGACGAACTGGCCTCGATGACCCTGATCATGCTCATCGCCGGCTTCGAAACCTCGGTGAGCCTGATCGCGAGCACCGTGCAGCTCCTCCTGGACAACCCCGACCAGATGGAGCTGCTCCGCTCCCAGCCTGATCTCGTCTCCCGCGCCATCGACGAAACACTGCGCATCGCCGGACCAGCCGAAGTCACCACCCGGGTCGCGCTAGAAGACATCCAGATCGGCGACACACTCATCCCCGCCCGCAGCACCGTGCTCATAGCCGGAGCCGCAGCAAACCGAGACCCGCAAAAATTCCCCAACCCCGACACATTCGACATCACCCGCAATACCCAAGGACACCTGGCCTTCGGCTACGGAGTGCACCACTGCATCGGCCGACCCCTGGCCCAAATGGAAGGCGAAGTAGCCATCACCGCACTACTCCGGCGCTTCCCCCACCTCCACCTCACCACACCGTCACAAAACCTCACCTGGCGCAGGTCCTTCCTGCGCGGACTCACCGCCCTCCCCGTCACCCTCAACTGA
- a CDS encoding class I SAM-dependent methyltransferase produces the protein MTEKFDFDEQFIRDVIHASGDHGGELGKVVAEHGRRKVAQLLVEEVISRAAPAVNDTPVLLEFAISDGEHVLTYYLRVEKGEPVAFAAQDDGFVGMRVEYELSELVRELYGPIRERSAGVRGTKLFPYVEKASAFEQMGSYFLATQQATQTLLEGCSSAKPNLSELSSRYITPKFGSLHWFTPHYDRHFREYRGEQVRVLEIGIGGYRVPTSGGGSLRMWKHFFPRGQIYGLDIVDKSHVNEPRIIALQGDQSDAESLNRIAERHGPFDIIIDDGSHINQHVQASFEYLFPHVKPGGLYVIEDMWTAYWPGFGGNVDPAASSGTSLGLLKSLIDAIQHQELPETADRQPSYADQNVVGVHAYHNVAFIEKGRNAEGGVPPWIPRDFESLVAASSGEPLPQETSSDKAR, from the coding sequence GTGACCGAGAAATTTGATTTCGATGAGCAGTTCATTCGGGACGTTATCCACGCTTCGGGAGACCACGGCGGTGAACTGGGCAAAGTCGTTGCGGAGCACGGGCGGCGCAAGGTTGCCCAGCTCTTGGTCGAGGAGGTCATATCCCGCGCCGCGCCGGCCGTCAACGACACTCCGGTCCTGCTTGAGTTCGCGATATCCGACGGCGAGCACGTTCTTACGTACTACCTGCGTGTGGAGAAGGGGGAACCGGTCGCGTTCGCAGCGCAGGACGACGGTTTCGTCGGGATGCGTGTGGAGTATGAACTGAGTGAGCTCGTCCGGGAGCTGTATGGGCCGATCCGGGAACGTTCCGCTGGGGTGCGCGGTACGAAACTGTTCCCGTATGTGGAGAAGGCTTCCGCGTTCGAGCAGATGGGTTCCTACTTTCTGGCAACCCAGCAGGCGACCCAGACTTTGCTGGAAGGGTGCTCCTCGGCCAAGCCGAACCTCAGCGAGCTGTCCTCCCGGTATATCACGCCTAAGTTTGGTTCGTTGCACTGGTTCACCCCGCATTACGACCGTCATTTCCGCGAGTACCGTGGCGAGCAGGTCCGGGTGCTGGAAATCGGCATCGGAGGTTACAGGGTGCCCACGTCGGGTGGCGGCTCCCTGCGTATGTGGAAGCATTTCTTTCCACGCGGCCAGATCTACGGTCTCGACATCGTGGACAAGTCGCATGTCAATGAGCCGCGGATCATTGCCCTGCAGGGGGACCAGAGCGACGCCGAGAGCTTGAACCGGATTGCCGAGCGGCATGGCCCGTTTGACATCATCATCGACGACGGCAGCCACATCAACCAGCATGTCCAGGCCTCGTTCGAGTACCTGTTCCCGCACGTCAAGCCTGGCGGGCTCTACGTGATCGAGGACATGTGGACCGCCTACTGGCCCGGTTTCGGCGGCAACGTGGACCCTGCGGCAAGCAGCGGTACCAGCCTCGGGCTGCTGAAGTCCTTGATCGATGCCATCCAGCACCAGGAGTTGCCGGAGACCGCCGACCGGCAGCCGAGCTACGCTGACCAGAACGTGGTGGGGGTGCACGCCTATCACAACGTGGCCTTCATCGAGAAGGGCAGGAACGCGGAAGGCGGGGTTCCGCCCTGGATTCCCCGGGACTTCGAGAGCCTGGTGGCCGCCTCGTCCGGAGAGCCGCTTCCGCAGGAGACGTCGTCCGACAAGGCCCGGTGA
- a CDS encoding NAD-dependent epimerase/dehydratase family protein, whose protein sequence is MRVLVTGAAGFIGQAVVRHLASAGHEVRALVHRTRADVPSGVQVCRGDLTDGASLDVAVANVEAVCHLAGVTRVRDSFTDPLRYYQVNVAGTVALLAALDRADRRARLVFASTGAVYGSAAAQPISEEQPPHPENPYAGSKHAAEEAIRWQAATGRLGAVTLRAFNVAGAIDGLGDRDLTRLIPKLVAVSAGREQAVEINGTGRAERGFLHVADFASATEAALLACSPGQYRVYNVSGTRASVAEVVRTAREVCGKDIAVRHRPAGPEPAVVVGDNRRIQTELGWQPQRSQLKQIIHDAWTAERAAPAIGQMPGNKGVHKE, encoded by the coding sequence GTGCGCGTACTGGTTACCGGCGCGGCCGGTTTCATCGGTCAGGCGGTCGTCCGGCACTTGGCGAGTGCCGGCCACGAGGTGCGTGCTCTGGTGCACCGCACCAGAGCCGACGTCCCTTCCGGCGTGCAGGTGTGCCGCGGGGACCTGACCGATGGCGCCAGCCTCGACGTCGCGGTGGCGAACGTGGAGGCGGTGTGCCATCTGGCAGGCGTCACACGGGTGCGGGACTCCTTCACCGACCCGCTGCGGTACTACCAGGTCAATGTTGCAGGCACGGTCGCGCTGCTGGCTGCCCTGGACCGGGCCGATCGGCGGGCGCGCCTGGTGTTCGCGTCCACCGGGGCCGTGTATGGCTCCGCCGCGGCGCAGCCCATCAGCGAGGAACAGCCGCCGCACCCGGAGAACCCGTACGCCGGCTCCAAACATGCCGCCGAGGAGGCTATCCGCTGGCAGGCTGCGACGGGCCGGCTGGGCGCGGTGACGCTGCGGGCGTTCAACGTGGCGGGCGCCATAGACGGGCTCGGGGACCGTGACCTGACCAGGCTCATTCCCAAACTGGTCGCGGTGTCGGCCGGCCGCGAACAGGCGGTGGAGATCAACGGTACGGGGCGCGCGGAGCGCGGATTCCTGCATGTCGCGGACTTCGCTTCAGCAACCGAGGCCGCACTGCTGGCCTGCAGTCCCGGACAGTACCGGGTCTACAACGTCAGCGGTACGCGGGCCAGCGTGGCGGAGGTGGTGCGCACCGCGCGGGAGGTCTGTGGAAAGGACATTGCGGTGCGCCACCGTCCCGCAGGGCCGGAGCCCGCCGTTGTCGTCGGCGACAACCGCAGGATCCAGACCGAGCTCGGCTGGCAGCCGCAGCGGTCACAGCTCAAGCAGATCATTCACGACGCCTGGACGGCGGAGCGAGCCGCACCGGCCATCGGCCAGATGCCTGGAAATAAGGGGGTACACAAGGAATGA
- a CDS encoding GMC oxidoreductase codes for MTRIDKRVREVDLLVVGSGPAGSAFARRVFDHNPSTSILMVDAGPQLTRRAGTNTVNLRGAEYQDALAGARGPDAGTLSADDPLAAYVQSGTYLLRHPAADADLQTDMPLAAVSSNVGGMGAHWACSCPSPGGSEVIPSIPRADFDAAFQTATELLSITTSGFARTSLQDNVERLLGEVCDGSRPPERQVQPMPLACRPNGAVPAWTGTEQILGEQMLGESSGTSDTGEFRFALRGDTLCRRLLHTNGRVYAAELEHRPTGERYTVRAGAVMVAGDALRTPQLLWESGIRAPALGRYLNDQPMIIATVAVDPALVESDFWAHTPDSHDARDHLRGVTWVPFDDAQPWHGQVHYFDPRFVQDSSMGPFVVLSWFLPKDLSADNRVTFDDTQHDPYGMAAMTIQHRLSDADRARIADAIGSMEKAAAAIGTFLPGAEPRLFPSGCSLHYQGTVRTGAEDDGTSVCDSTSRVWGMQNLYVGGNGVISTSTACNPTATSVALAVLAADHAAGAR; via the coding sequence ATGACACGGATTGACAAGCGGGTACGCGAGGTGGATCTGTTGGTGGTCGGCAGCGGGCCGGCCGGGTCAGCCTTTGCACGACGCGTGTTCGACCACAACCCGTCGACGTCGATCCTCATGGTCGACGCGGGACCGCAGTTGACCCGTCGTGCCGGCACGAACACCGTCAACCTGCGAGGCGCGGAGTATCAGGATGCGCTGGCGGGTGCCCGAGGCCCCGACGCGGGAACCCTGTCGGCGGACGACCCCCTGGCTGCGTATGTGCAGTCCGGCACGTACCTGCTGCGGCACCCTGCCGCGGACGCGGACCTCCAGACCGATATGCCGCTTGCCGCGGTGTCCAGCAACGTCGGCGGGATGGGCGCGCACTGGGCGTGCTCGTGCCCGTCGCCGGGCGGGAGTGAGGTGATCCCGTCCATCCCCCGGGCGGACTTCGACGCTGCCTTCCAGACGGCCACCGAGTTACTTTCGATCACCACGTCCGGATTCGCCCGCACATCCCTGCAAGACAACGTGGAACGGCTGTTGGGCGAGGTGTGTGACGGCAGCCGGCCGCCGGAGCGTCAGGTGCAGCCGATGCCGCTGGCTTGCCGGCCCAACGGGGCGGTGCCGGCCTGGACGGGAACCGAGCAGATCCTCGGTGAGCAGATGCTGGGAGAGTCGTCCGGCACTTCCGACACCGGGGAGTTCCGGTTCGCCCTGCGCGGTGACACGCTCTGCCGTCGGCTGTTGCACACCAACGGTCGGGTGTACGCCGCCGAGCTGGAACATCGGCCGACCGGCGAGCGGTACACCGTTCGCGCCGGTGCGGTCATGGTCGCTGGGGATGCGCTGCGCACCCCGCAGCTCCTGTGGGAGTCGGGCATCCGGGCGCCCGCGCTGGGCCGGTACCTCAACGACCAGCCGATGATCATCGCAACCGTGGCGGTCGACCCCGCCCTCGTCGAGTCCGACTTCTGGGCACACACCCCCGACTCGCACGACGCCCGCGACCATCTGCGCGGCGTCACCTGGGTGCCCTTCGACGACGCCCAGCCCTGGCACGGCCAGGTCCACTACTTCGATCCGAGATTCGTCCAGGACAGTTCGATGGGGCCGTTCGTGGTGCTGAGCTGGTTCCTGCCGAAGGACCTCAGTGCGGATAACCGGGTGACGTTCGACGACACCCAGCATGACCCGTACGGGATGGCCGCCATGACGATCCAGCATCGGCTGAGCGACGCGGACCGTGCGCGTATCGCGGATGCCATCGGGTCGATGGAGAAGGCCGCGGCAGCGATCGGCACCTTCCTGCCGGGCGCGGAGCCGCGTCTGTTCCCGTCAGGCTGTTCCCTGCACTACCAGGGCACTGTCCGCACCGGTGCCGAAGACGACGGGACCTCGGTGTGCGACAGCACCTCGCGGGTGTGGGGGATGCAAAACCTCTACGTGGGCGGCAACGGCGTGATCTCGACATCGACGGCGTGCAACCCGACCGCCACATCCGTGGCACTCGCCGTCCTGGCCGCGGACCATGCGGCCGGAGCGCGGTAG
- a CDS encoding SDR family NAD(P)-dependent oxidoreductase, giving the protein MEETGLRWRGVCSGRSCGCRRPSGSKRGPSRQKYPGGWRLPGRQCTSGTREQPPGGAVVVTGSAAEAKGRPAGALYAASKASVRSLVRTLALDSAVLDRRIRINAVTPGLIETPMTSHKDPAVNAAPGMVSGCGRCPRAC; this is encoded by the coding sequence ATGGAGGAGACGGGGCTGAGGTGGAGGGGCGTCTGTAGCGGGAGAAGCTGCGGTTGCCGGCGGCCGAGTGGTTCGAAGAGGGGACCCTCCAGGCAGAAATATCCAGGCGGTTGGAGGCTTCCCGGCAGGCAGTGCACGTCTGGCACAAGAGAGCAGCCCCCGGGCGGGGCGGTGGTGGTGACTGGCTCCGCTGCGGAAGCCAAGGGCCGGCCGGCCGGCGCGCTGTACGCCGCAAGCAAGGCGAGCGTACGCAGCTTGGTGCGCACGCTCGCCTTGGACAGCGCGGTGCTCGACCGCCGTATCCGGATCAACGCGGTCACCCCCGGCCTCATCGAGACCCCGATGACCTCCCACAAGGACCCGGCAGTCAACGCGGCGCCGGGCATGGTCAGCGGTTGCGGACGGTGTCCTCGAGCGTGCTGA
- a CDS encoding transposase, whose translation MIPLPSRRRRAGRRTVMHQVRSRLRSRTGEDLGLRCPADTGRPRNHDGSPRDSAFYQQFLQQVENANPAGDVYVVTDNLSSHNSKSPREWLEDHPRIRHVFIPVGACRLDLQEGSWRIFRKTALAGQSFAGPPETDQGTCLATTQLNTRARPWIRGGPSPPNRHLRRRYVYTVRAIEHQVVS comes from the coding sequence GTGATCCCGCTGCCTTCCCGCCGGCGCCGGGCTGGTCGCCGGACGGTCATGCATCAAGTCCGAAGTCGACTGCGGTCGCGGACCGGAGAAGACCTGGGTCTACGGTGCCCTGCAGATACAGGACGGCCACGAAACCACGATGGCAGCCCCCGCGACAGCGCCTTCTACCAGCAGTTCCTGCAGCAGGTAGAGAACGCCAACCCGGCCGGTGATGTCTACGTGGTCACAGACAACCTGTCCTCGCACAACAGCAAATCCCCCCGCGAGTGGCTGGAGGACCATCCCCGCATCCGCCACGTCTTCATCCCCGTCGGCGCCTGCCGGCTCGACCTCCAGGAAGGCTCGTGGCGCATCTTCCGCAAGACCGCCCTGGCCGGACAGTCCTTCGCCGGACCACCAGAGACCGACCAGGGCACCTGCCTCGCAACCACACAGCTCAACACGCGAGCCCGGCCATGGATCCGGGGCGGACCCTCACCGCCAAACCGTCACCTACGACGCCGATATGTGTACACAGTTCGAGCAATCGAGCACCAGGTTGTCAGTTGA
- a CDS encoding TylF/MycF family methyltransferase encodes MTIAANATADLYTDLLKRVVSNLIYEDAPNIVGATAPSEFDKQARLVGEDFPTVAHTMIGLKRLDNLQHCLESALRDGIPGDFVETGVWRGGACIFARGILKAHGITDRTVWVADSFQGFPGVTEDDHALDITMDLAQYNEAIGVPTDLTTVQQNFERYGLLDEQVRFLPGWFQDTMPTAPIEQVAVLRLDGDSYSATMDVLTHLYPKLSPGGYAIVDDYILDACREALHDYRDQHGITDEIIKIDRQSVYWRRTA; translated from the coding sequence GTGACGATCGCCGCCAACGCAACCGCGGACCTTTACACCGATCTGCTGAAACGAGTCGTCTCCAACCTGATCTACGAAGACGCGCCCAATATTGTCGGCGCAACCGCCCCGTCGGAGTTCGACAAGCAGGCCCGGTTGGTCGGTGAAGACTTTCCGACCGTGGCTCACACGATGATCGGGCTCAAGCGGCTGGACAACCTGCAGCACTGCCTGGAGAGCGCACTGCGCGACGGCATCCCCGGCGACTTCGTCGAAACCGGCGTATGGCGGGGCGGCGCATGCATCTTCGCGCGCGGGATCCTCAAGGCTCACGGCATAACCGACCGCACGGTATGGGTGGCCGACTCCTTCCAGGGCTTCCCTGGCGTCACCGAGGACGACCACGCGTTGGACATCACGATGGACCTCGCCCAGTACAACGAGGCCATCGGCGTACCCACGGACCTGACGACCGTGCAGCAGAACTTCGAGCGCTACGGACTCCTCGACGAGCAGGTGCGCTTCCTGCCGGGCTGGTTCCAGGACACGATGCCCACCGCACCGATCGAGCAGGTCGCCGTGCTCCGGCTGGACGGCGACTCCTACAGCGCCACGATGGACGTGCTCACCCACCTCTACCCGAAGCTCTCCCCCGGCGGCTACGCCATCGTGGACGACTACATCCTCGACGCATGCCGCGAGGCCCTGCACGACTACCGGGACCAGCACGGCATCACCGACGAGATCATCAAGATCGACCGGCAGAGCGTCTACTGGCGACGCACCGCGTGA